The sequence below is a genomic window from Flavobacterium lipolyticum.
CTTTTAATCTTTCGCAAATTTGGGTCGCCCTTGCTACCGTAATACTATCACCGTAAATGGCACCAATCTGCGGAATAAGCTCTTTATATCCTTTTGCATTAACTGTGCCTCCAAAAACATCCCAAAGCAGCTCAATTACTCCTTTTTTCTCTTCTGCTGTTTTTCCGTTTGGATTACCACAAATAATATCTACCGGATCGCCACTATCAGGTCGGATCACCACTTTACCTTCTCTGGCAATTATTTCTTCTTTCAATCGTGGTAAATAGTCGATCAGAACTTTCCATAAATCCCAGGTATCCGAAACTATAGACACGATTCCTTTTGGATACACTTCTGTAACCAGTCTTTTAAACGTTTCGCATTCTCCTTCAGTGGTTCCCATACACATTACAGAGTGCTCTGTTGCCGCAACTGAACCTGCAATCAATTCGGTATCAGAGTTAGCATTATAATATTCTTCAAAAAAGTCAATTACCGGGATGGTATCAGAACCCGTAAAACTCAATAAATGTCCAGCAGCAGAAGTAATTGCTGCCTCGATTCCACCCATTCCTCTCATTGAGAAATCATGCGCCTGCCAATCTACAAATTCAGGAACTGATGCTGTTTCGTGGGCAAATTTATCCAATACTTTTCGATATTCTTTTGCAATAGTAGCAGAGTTACAAGGCAACCAGACTACAGCAGACAATAAGGTTTCGAAATAATTAGTTAGCCAGAAAAACTCCGGAAGCGTATTGTACATCGTAAACATGGGTACTCTTAATGGCACGCTAACACCTTCTGGCAACGCTTTAAAAACCATTGGAATATATCCTAAATCATGTAAATCTTCAATATGTTTGGTTCCAACCTGATTTTCCCCTAAATAATTGTTGATTCTGCGAGCGTATTTTTTAACGACTTCTTCTTTTGGTCTTTTAAAGAAATCGGCCTCAAAATCATGAATGATATATTTTTTGATGAAATATTGCAATCCAAAAAACACAACTTCTTCTAAACCTTCAATTCTTGATTTTCTTGGCGTCCAGTTGGAATATACTAATGTTGTTCCGTCTGGGTATTGTCTTCTGTGGTCAACTTTGTAACCGTCGGTTAATAATAATGGGTTCATAAAATTTCTTCGTTATTTTTTCAATTATTTATTTCTTCCTTTTTCATTTGGATAAAGCTCTTGTACTATATCACTTTGCCAAAATACTTTTGTTTCTACATCAAGCCCCGTTAATCTGCCATAAAAGCCAGCCCCGGTATCGACATTCCACACATTACATCCTTGCATTGGAATCTCTACATTATAATGAAGGGTTGGTGTGTGACCAATATAAATCTCATCATAAAGTAACAATCTTTTCGGATAGGAAAGCGAATCTTTTTTAATTCTCTTATCCATTGTCAAAGCCATTTCCCACAACGTTCTATCCCACGAATAATTGCTTTGGTAATGTTCTTTCTCCGGGCCATGCATGGACGAAAAACCGGCATGAATGAATAAATTGTTACTTTCGTCTACAAAGTAATCTTTCATAGTATTGAAAAAATGGCGATGTTTTTCTTTTTCCGAACGTTCAACATCGACATAACTCTCTATAGTCGATTTTCCTCCATGCAAAAACCAAATATCGTTTATAACATCATTCTCTAACCACTCCTGACACCAGACATCATGATTTCCTTTGATAAAAATACACTCCTGTTTTTGGGATAAATCGATCAGAAAATCAATTAATTGTTTTGATTCACTCCAGCCGTCTACATAGTCTCCCAAAAAAATAAACCGATCCTTTTCTGAGCAATCCATTCTCTCTAACAACTGAATTAATGCTTTTAATCCGCCGTGAATATCCCCAAAAACAAAGGTTCTTTTCATGATTTAATTAAACTTATTTTCGAGAGCCGCATCTAATTTTATTAGAAAGTCTTTTCCAAATGTATCATTCTCCAAACCTTCATACAAAAATGCGGGCAGGTTTTCATCGCAGTTTTCTTTGTTACTTAAAATCGCCATACACAAGGCAGCAACCGTATCGGTATCTCCGCCATAACCGATACTTGTTTTTAAGCAATCTTTCATGGAAGTCGCTTCGGAAACGATTTTAATAACCGCCTGTGTAGTCGGATAACCGTGCATATCGATTGGCGAAGTAATTTTATAGGTTTCATTCTCCTTTAGCGTTTCGTTCAAAAATGACACTAAAGTCGATCCATCACCCAAATTGTATTTGAAATAGTGAACGGCCAAGGCAATACGCTTCGCACAACTAATCCCTTCAGGAGTATGATGAGAAGTTCTTGCCTGAATTTCGCAGAAACTCATCAACTGCTCTATATCTTTTAAATAACCAATACTATAGGCTCGCATAGCAGAACCGTTTCCGTTACTGCCATTGTTGATTATTTTAATGAAATCAGATCCATTTCTACTTGCGTCCAAGGCATTGTAGACTCTATCAGAGTATCCTCTTCTTTTATCTCGGTGAAATACCTCAACAAACTTATCGGCCACTTTGATTTCGTTCCAATTATCCTCCTCTAACAGCAATTCCGAAATGGCAATTGCCATTTGCGTATCGTCTGTATAGCGTTTGTAAATTTCAGTATAAAGTCCGTGTTTGTGATACTGTGTTAAATGGTTGTTTTGAGTAATAAAATCTAAATCCCGAAATTCAAAACCTGCACCATATGCATCACCTATTGCTGCTTCTAGTATCATAATTTGTTGTGTTTTATAATTTTAAAATGATGCCTACTACTCCTTATAATTTAAACTCTATGTACTTTGCCGGAACCTCAGCGGTCAGCCAAACATTATTTTCGGACAGATAAAATTGAAATCCGTCTCTGTACATGGCACCACTTCTTACGGTTAGAATTTGGGGGGCTCCTCGCCTGCTTCCCACCTTTATTGCCGTTTCTTTGTCTTTGGAAAGGTGTACGTGCTGACGGCTCATTTTTTGTAAGCCATCAAGTTTTATGCTTTCCATAAATTTCCCAACGGTTCCGTGGTATAAAAACTCTGAAGGTTCGGCCTCCTTCAAGTTGAGCTCAACTGAAATTGAATGTCCCTGACTGGCTCTGATCTTTGTTTTGTCTTCATTAAAAGCAAAACGTTTTTTATCATTATTTTCTACCACATAGTCCAAAAGTTCAGCCGTCATCTGATTTTGGCTTCCATTTTTATTACATTTTATAATCAATTCTTCAACATCTGCCCATCCGTTCTCGTCTAAGTTTAAGCCGATGGTTTCAGGTGAATGTCTGAGCACCAGACTAAGAAATTTGCTGACACTTTTTGCTATTTTTTCATTCATAACTTTTATTATTTTAACTTTAAAAACAATCGTTCACACAAATCATCAATATCGTTTTTTCTTGCTAATCCCAAAATCCACTTTTGAGGAATGTTCTCAATTCCATAATAAATACCTGCCAAACCTCCTGTAATAGCTGCAGTTGTATCAGTATCACCTCCTAAGTTTACTGCCTTTAAAACGGTTCCTTCATAAGAATTCCAATTTAAAAAACACCATAAACTGGCTTCTAAACTATGAAGAACGTAACCTGACGAATGAATTTCATTTTCGGGATATTCGGCTATATTACTCTTTAAAATTCTATCAAACAATTGAAGTTCAACAGGACTAAATTTTTTATCTCGCAAAAAGCCAGCGACAACATCCTGCATCCTTCTATAAGCTTCTGTCTTATCATTGGCATTTAAAAGTTCTAAACAGTAAACAACATAAATAAAACAGGCAAATCCTGATCTAAAATGGGCATGGGTAATAGACGATACTTCTTTTACTTTTTTATAAATGACTTCGATATCTTTTTCATTTTTAAGATAAAAAACTAAAGGTAAGATTCTCATCAAAGAACCATTTCCGTTATCTTTTTCTTCAAAACCGCCGCATAATTCTGGTTCATGTCCTTTCCCAATATTATGAATTGCATTTCTGGTTGCTATTCCAATATCAAAAACTTTTCCGTGTGGCGTCCATAATTCTGTGTTATACCATTTTACAAAATTTCTTGCAATATCAGATAAATCATAACCATTGCACAAACTTTCTGCTAAACAAAAAGCAAGTGAACTGTCATCACTCCATGTTCCTGCTGGCTGGTGATGTGTTCCAAAACCTATCATTTCAGAAACAGGATTTTCTTTTAAATCAGATCTAGAATAAAACTCAACTGGAACACCTAATGCATCACCAACCGCTACTCCAAACAAGCCGGATTTAATTTTATAATTGAAGTCATTTTCTATTATATCATTATAAATCTTGAAATTCTCTTCATCAAAACAAACAAAAACAATTTTTTCGAAATGATTTTTTAATTCAAAATTATCGATCATATTAATCGCAATTTCCGCCGCCAAATCTTTTGGGAATTTATAAATACCAGTACTTATATTAGGAAAAGCGATTGTTTTTATATTATTTGTGACCGCCAATTCTAAAACACTTAAATAACAGTTTTGCAACAATTCGACTTCAAAACTTTTACCTCCGTTCCAAACAGGTCCAACAGTATGAATCACATATTTTGAAGGCAAATTACCAGCTGTCGTTAGCACGGCATCCCCAACTTTACATCCACCCTGTTTATTTCGAATTTGGGTACACTCTTCTAAAATGGCTTTTCCTCCTTTTCTATGAATAGCCCCATCAACCCCACCACCGCCTAATAAAGAAGTATTTGCTGCATTGACAATAGCATCAACGTGTATTTCGGTTATATCGGTTCTAATGATTTCTATTTTCATAACCTATAGTTATCTCAATTCATCCCTAACTTCCATCAAAGCAAAACCTAATAAATTCAGCCCTTTCCACTTTTCAGGATTCAGAACATCTTTATGGTCACCTGCCATTCCAATTCCCCAGATAGGATCAACGGGACTCGCTTCGACTATTACTCTTTCATCTGTGTTTAGCAAAAATGCTTTCAAATCGGGGTTTTGACTGAA
It includes:
- a CDS encoding nicotinate phosphoribosyltransferase; the encoded protein is MNPLLLTDGYKVDHRRQYPDGTTLVYSNWTPRKSRIEGLEEVVFFGLQYFIKKYIIHDFEADFFKRPKEEVVKKYARRINNYLGENQVGTKHIEDLHDLGYIPMVFKALPEGVSVPLRVPMFTMYNTLPEFFWLTNYFETLLSAVVWLPCNSATIAKEYRKVLDKFAHETASVPEFVDWQAHDFSMRGMGGIEAAITSAAGHLLSFTGSDTIPVIDFFEEYYNANSDTELIAGSVAATEHSVMCMGTTEGECETFKRLVTEVYPKGIVSIVSDTWDLWKVLIDYLPRLKEEIIAREGKVVIRPDSGDPVDIICGNPNGKTAEEKKGVIELLWDVFGGTVNAKGYKELIPQIGAIYGDSITVARATQICERLKEKGFASTNVVLGIGSFTYQYNTRDTFGFAMKATYGEVNGEGRAIFKDPITDDGTKKSAKGLMKIDLIDGVYHLTDNVSWEEEKQGELKEVFRDGKLLTEQSLADIRFRVKSQISVTL
- a CDS encoding metallophosphoesterase — translated: MKRTFVFGDIHGGLKALIQLLERMDCSEKDRFIFLGDYVDGWSESKQLIDFLIDLSQKQECIFIKGNHDVWCQEWLENDVINDIWFLHGGKSTIESYVDVERSEKEKHRHFFNTMKDYFVDESNNLFIHAGFSSMHGPEKEHYQSNYSWDRTLWEMALTMDKRIKKDSLSYPKRLLLYDEIYIGHTPTLHYNVEIPMQGCNVWNVDTGAGFYGRLTGLDVETKVFWQSDIVQELYPNEKGRNK
- a CDS encoding ADP-ribosylglycohydrolase family protein, translating into MILEAAIGDAYGAGFEFRDLDFITQNNHLTQYHKHGLYTEIYKRYTDDTQMAIAISELLLEEDNWNEIKVADKFVEVFHRDKRRGYSDRVYNALDASRNGSDFIKIINNGSNGNGSAMRAYSIGYLKDIEQLMSFCEIQARTSHHTPEGISCAKRIALAVHYFKYNLGDGSTLVSFLNETLKENETYKITSPIDMHGYPTTQAVIKIVSEATSMKDCLKTSIGYGGDTDTVAALCMAILSNKENCDENLPAFLYEGLENDTFGKDFLIKLDAALENKFN
- a CDS encoding O-acetyl-ADP-ribose deacetylase gives rise to the protein MKIEIIRTDITEIHVDAIVNAANTSLLGGGGVDGAIHRKGGKAILEECTQIRNKQGGCKVGDAVLTTAGNLPSKYVIHTVGPVWNGGKSFEVELLQNCYLSVLELAVTNNIKTIAFPNISTGIYKFPKDLAAEIAINMIDNFELKNHFEKIVFVCFDEENFKIYNDIIENDFNYKIKSGLFGVAVGDALGVPVEFYSRSDLKENPVSEMIGFGTHHQPAGTWSDDSSLAFCLAESLCNGYDLSDIARNFVKWYNTELWTPHGKVFDIGIATRNAIHNIGKGHEPELCGGFEEKDNGNGSLMRILPLVFYLKNEKDIEVIYKKVKEVSSITHAHFRSGFACFIYVVYCLELLNANDKTEAYRRMQDVVAGFLRDKKFSPVELQLFDRILKSNIAEYPENEIHSSGYVLHSLEASLWCFLNWNSYEGTVLKAVNLGGDTDTTAAITGGLAGIYYGIENIPQKWILGLARKNDIDDLCERLFLKLK
- a CDS encoding RNA 2'-phosphotransferase yields the protein MNEKIAKSVSKFLSLVLRHSPETIGLNLDENGWADVEELIIKCNKNGSQNQMTAELLDYVVENNDKKRFAFNEDKTKIRASQGHSISVELNLKEAEPSEFLYHGTVGKFMESIKLDGLQKMSRQHVHLSKDKETAIKVGSRRGAPQILTVRSGAMYRDGFQFYLSENNVWLTAEVPAKYIEFKL